A region of Streptomyces sp. NBC_01267 DNA encodes the following proteins:
- a CDS encoding inositol monophosphatase family protein codes for MIEQLLTRDFSDVEAAVREAAAAEILPRFRQLAAHEIAEKSGPHDLVTVADRGAEEHLTASLTALLPGSVVVGEEAVAADPSSYGAVRGEAPVWIVDPVDGTRQFVRGEPGFCTLVALAHRGEVLASWTYAPVLDEMAVAVRGGGARLDGKPLAAGSPAPGAVLEVATSHPDFTTPEQKRSLLNLRTEGISTRPCGSAGLEYLAVARGALDAVGFTWELAWDHAAGLLLVEEAGGAHLTLTGEPFRITGGNALPFTAARDAATARRVHELLVAGA; via the coding sequence ATGATCGAACAACTCCTGACGAGGGACTTCTCCGATGTCGAGGCGGCGGTCCGCGAGGCCGCCGCCGCCGAGATCCTGCCGCGTTTCCGGCAGCTCGCCGCCCACGAGATCGCCGAGAAGAGCGGCCCGCACGACCTGGTGACCGTGGCCGACCGCGGCGCCGAGGAACACCTCACCGCCTCCCTGACCGCGCTGCTGCCGGGCTCGGTGGTGGTCGGTGAGGAGGCCGTCGCCGCCGACCCGTCCTCGTACGGAGCGGTGCGGGGCGAGGCGCCCGTCTGGATCGTCGACCCGGTCGACGGCACCCGCCAGTTCGTCCGCGGCGAACCGGGCTTCTGCACCCTGGTGGCGCTCGCCCACCGGGGCGAAGTGCTCGCCTCCTGGACGTACGCCCCCGTGCTCGACGAGATGGCCGTAGCGGTACGGGGCGGTGGCGCCCGCCTCGACGGAAAGCCGCTCGCCGCGGGCTCACCGGCTCCCGGCGCGGTGCTCGAAGTCGCCACGTCCCACCCGGACTTCACCACACCCGAGCAGAAGCGCTCCCTGCTGAACCTCCGGACCGAGGGGATCAGCACCAGGCCGTGCGGATCGGCGGGCCTGGAGTACCTGGCCGTCGCCCGTGGCGCACTCGACGCGGTCGGCTTCACCTGGGAGCTGGCCTGGGACCACGCCGCGGGCCTGCTGCTCGTGGAGGAGGCGGGCGGCGCCCATCTGACGCTCACCGGCGAGCCGTTCCGTATCACCGGTGGGAACGCGCTGCCGTTCACCGCGGCGCGGGACGCGGCCACCGCCCGCCGGGTGCACGAACTGCTCGTGGCGGGCGCCTGA
- a CDS encoding nucleotidyltransferase family protein, whose protein sequence is MNSTIADMADRLCTLPGIRAVALGGSRARGTQRPDSDWDLGLYYRGRPDLPALTALAADFTGRPVDVAGPGGWGPWVDGGAWLSVDGVAVDWILRDLDRVERVWAQCREGRYEVGIQPGHPLGFWSPAYAGEVALSRVLADPAGELTALRAQTHDYPEPLRTALTEAAWEAEFSVDAARKSAGSGDVLHVSLCLSRAFGILAQSLHAHHRTWCVNEKGALASAAALPDTPPGFAERVSSALGALDAPAVETAAALVADVRAVLGSGG, encoded by the coding sequence ATGAACTCCACGATCGCGGACATGGCCGACCGGCTCTGCACCCTCCCCGGTATCCGGGCGGTGGCCCTCGGCGGCAGCCGCGCCCGGGGCACCCAACGCCCCGATTCGGACTGGGACCTGGGCCTCTACTACCGGGGGCGCCCGGACCTGCCGGCGCTCACCGCACTCGCCGCGGACTTCACCGGCCGGCCGGTCGACGTGGCAGGTCCGGGCGGTTGGGGGCCCTGGGTCGACGGCGGTGCCTGGCTGTCCGTCGACGGGGTGGCGGTGGACTGGATCCTGCGCGACCTCGACCGCGTGGAGCGGGTCTGGGCGCAGTGCCGGGAGGGCCGCTACGAGGTGGGAATCCAGCCGGGCCACCCGCTGGGTTTCTGGTCCCCGGCGTATGCCGGAGAGGTGGCGCTGAGCCGCGTACTCGCCGACCCTGCCGGGGAGTTGACCGCGCTGCGGGCGCAGACGCATGACTACCCCGAGCCGCTGCGCACCGCGTTGACGGAGGCCGCCTGGGAGGCGGAGTTCTCGGTGGACGCGGCACGCAAGTCGGCGGGGAGCGGGGACGTCCTGCACGTGTCGCTCTGTCTGTCCCGGGCGTTCGGCATCCTGGCCCAGTCCCTGCACGCCCACCACCGCACGTGGTGCGTCAACGAGAAGGGCGCGCTGGCGTCGGCCGCCGCTCTGCCGGACACGCCGCCGGGCTTCGCCGAGCGGGTGTCGTCGGCGCTCGGCGCACTGGACGCGCCGGCGGTGGAGACGGCCGCCGCCCTGGTGGCGGACGTACGCGCGGTGCTGGGTTCCGGGGGCTGA